From Linepithema humile isolate Giens D197 chromosome 8, Lhum_UNIL_v1.0, whole genome shotgun sequence, one genomic window encodes:
- the LOC137001690 gene encoding uncharacterized protein yields MLQLLQQLAPRAGNVQVVQSDGEADPGSPESLSRNEGNVSNNLNSALNGQTNISAHTLPAGNAVSWLTSQIPEFSGGEDENVAVWSRRVDQVAVIHGASDGITLLAASSKLTKFARQWYEIQTGDVIGSWLALKNELDKMFEKKVPFYKAMQKVEARKWNAHKETFDQYAIAKLALLNNLNLPIKNSIHLLIGGITQSSLRAIALSIVGDSVDDFLVKMRRIAEGGVDAERKHGSSINAPRNLNINLCRNCGKKGHSHKECRGDTTCFYCKAKGHRQFDCPVLKSKGDGKPTLQARHATGYTAAAVSSAASSDDVVAIVAQPAEGRLELSQPTTKITSICNEKCDLEALVDTGSPVSFVNRRVFIKYIMPKNQKILPSDRKLINLSTKPLKVEGIVPTRVTIKDIENKSFEVSLYILNESYTGDMILGRDFIDNNRLTLIYKHNDASKESSASRVSLFEQLPLCIEDNKTHDLHDKIKDSLTNVNIKYKEKLINVLIDLEIKNVEPIENNYEVEVILRDPSIYAFAPQRFCICRAPSD; encoded by the coding sequence ATGCTGCAGTTACTGCAGCAGCTGGCGCCGAGGGCGGGAAACGTCCAGGTGGTCCAGTCAGACGGAGAGGCAGACCCAGGTAGCCCTGAATCATTAAGCCGAAACGAAGGTAATGTGTCGAACAATCTTAATTCTGCGTTAAACGGACAAACGAATATCAGTGCGCATACATTACCGGCGGGAAATGCGGTTAGTTGGCTGACCTCTCAGATTCCGGAGTTTAGTGGCGGTGAAGACGAAAACGTTGCCGTGTGGTCGAGACGGGTCGACCAAGTCGCCGTCATTCATGGCGCTTCCGACGGAATCACGTTGCTGGCCGCGTCCAGTAAATTGACGAAATTCGCTCGTCAATGGTACGAGATCCAGACGGGCGATGTGATCGGGTCTTGGCTGGCCCTAAAAAACGAGTTAGATAAAATGTTTGAGAAAAAAGTGCCTTTCTATAAAGCGATGCAGAAAGTCGAGGCGCGAAAATGGAACGCGCATAAGGAAACGTTCGACCAGTACGCGATCGCCAAACTCGCGTTACTGAACAATCTAAATTTGCCAATAAAAAACTCTATTCATTTACTGATCGGCGGAATAACGCAGAGTTCGTTGAGAGCCATAGCTCTCTCGATCGTGGGCGACTCCGTCGATGATTTTTTGGTGAAAATGCGCCGTATCGCGGAAGGTGGAGTCGATGCCGAACGGAAGCACGGTTCGTCGATAAATGCGCCgagaaatttaaacattaatctGTGCCGAAATTGTGGAAAAAAAGGGCATTCGCATAAAGAATGTCGAGGTGACACTACCTGCTTCTATTGCAAAGCAAAGGGTCACCGTCAGTTTGATTGCCCCGTGCTTAAGAGCAAGGGCGACGGAAAGCCGACGCTGCAGGCACGTCACGCAACGGGCTATACAGCAGCAGCTGTTTCGTCCGCGGCGTCAAGCGATGACGTCGTAGCGATCGTCGCTCAACCAGCCGAGGGCAGATTAGAGCTGTCTCAGCCGACAACAAAAATCACGAGCATCTGCAACGAAAAGTGCGATTTGGAGGCGTTAGTCGATACCGGCAGTCCGGTATCTTTTGTAAATCGTAGGgtttttatcaaatacatAATGCCGAAAAATCAAAAGATTCTCCCATCAGAtagaaagttaattaatttaagtacAAAACCGTTGAAGGTCGAAGGAATCGTGCCGACGAGAGTAACGATTAAAGATATCGAAAACAAATCGTTTGAAGTCTctctgtatatattaaacgaGTCGTACACAGGGGATATGATCCTAGGTCGCGACTTCATAGATAATAACCGACTCACTTTAATTTACAAACATAACGACGCGTCGAAGGAAAGCTCAGCAAGCCGAGTCAGCTTGTTCGAGCAACTGCCGCTCTGTATCGAGGATAATAAAACGCACGACCttcacgataaaataaaagatagccttacaaatgtaaatataaaatataaggaaaaattaatcaacGTTTTAATAGATTTAGAAATTAAGAATGTCGAGCCGATAGAGAATAATTATGAAGTAGAAGTGATCTTACGTGATCCTTCAATCTATGCATTTGCGCCGCAACGCTTTTGCATATGCCGAGCGCCTTCAGATTAG